The following DNA comes from Riemerella anatipestifer ATCC 11845 = DSM 15868.
ATCTACGGAATTTTTGAAGTTAGAAAACTCCCCATAGATGCTGTACCAGATATTACAGATAATCAGGTTCAAATCATCACTGTATCTCCTAGTTTAGGAGCTCCTGATGTAGAAAGATTCATCACTTTCCCACTAGAACAGGCGAATAATAATATACAAGGAATTAAACAAATCCGAAGTTTTTCTCGCTTTGGTTTGTCTGTAATTACCATTGTTTTTAAAGATGATGTAGATATACACTTGGCTCGTCAACAAGTATCAGAAAGGTTACAACAGGTATCCAAAGATATTCCAGCTGAGTTAGGCGTTCCTACAATGGCTCCAATTACCACTGGGTTAGGTGAAATTTACCAATATGTAGTTCGTCCTAAAAAAGGCTACGAGCACCGTTATGATGCAATGAAGCTCCGTACCATACAAGATTGGGTGGTAAGAAGACAACTCCTTGGAATAGAAGGCGTTGCCGATGTTGCCAGTTTCGGTGGTTATCTTAAACAATATGAAATAGCTATCAACCCTACTCAACTAAAGGCAATGGGCGTTACAATGCAAGAAGTTTTTAACGCTTTACAAAGTAATAACCAAAATACAGGTGGGGCTTACATAGAAAAAGGTCCTACAGTATTATTTATCCGCACAGAAGGTTTGGTAGGTAAAATTGAGGATATAGAAAACACCGTAGTAAAAACACTTCCCGATGGGACACCTATCTTAGTAAAAAATATAGGTAATGTAGGCTACGGTAGTGCCACTAGATATGGTGCTATGACCTACAACGGTAAAGGCGAAGTAGCTGGTGCAGTGGTAATGATGATGAAGGGTGCTAACTCTAACCAAGTTATCAAAAATGTAAAAGAACGCATTGATGAAATCCAAAAAACACTACCAGAAGGTGTGAAAATAGAGCCTTTCTTAGACCGTACAAAAATGGTAAACAACGCCATAGGAACAGTACAAAAGAACCTCATGGAAGGGGCTTTAATTGTAATTTTTGTATTGGTTTTATTCTTAGGAAATTTCCGTGCAGGATTTTTGGTAGCTTCAGTTATACCACTCTCTATGTTATTCGCCATTATAATGATGAATATCTTTGGTGTAAGTGGTAACTTAATGAGTTTGGGTGCATTGGACTTTGGTCTAATTGTAGATGGAGCGGTAATTATTGTGGAAGCTGTATTACATAAACTCCACGAGTTAAAGAAATCTGATAAATCTGAGCTTTCTCAACAAGAAATGAATGATGAAGTAGAATCTTCTGCTGGAAAGATGATGAATTCTGCTGTTTTCGGACAAATCATCATCTTAATAGTTTATTTACCAATACTTACACTACAAGGGATTGAAGGTAAAATGTTTAAACCTATGGCACAGACGGTAGCGTTTGCACTTTTAGGAGCGTTTATTCTATCCTTAACTTATGTACCTATGATGAGTAGTTTGGTATTGAGTAAAAAAATAAACTTCAAAAAGAATTTCTCTGACAAGATGATGGAGAAAGTGGAAGCCTTCTATGAGAAAACTTTAGCCAAAATCCTCAATCGTTCAAAAGTAGTCGTTATTGCTATTTTGGCATTGTTTGTATTCTCGGTATTCATTCTTACGCGTTTGGGTGGAGAGTTTATCCCAAGTCTTCCAGAAGGAGATTTTGCGGTAGATACCAGAGTGCTTACAGGAAGTAATCTTAAGACTTCCACAGATGCTGTACAAAAATCATCTCAAATTTTACTAAAAAAGTTCCCCGAAATAGAAAAAATTGTAGGCAAAACTGGTAGTAGCGAAATCCCTACCGACCCAATGCCTATTGATGCGAGTGATATGATGGTAATTCTAAAACCTCGTGAAGAATGGACTTCTGCTAAAACCTATGAAGAATTATCAGAAAAAATGTCTGCTGAGCTTAAAAAGAATATGCTAGGCGTAACCTACTCTTTCCAATACCCTGTTAATATGCGTTTTAACGAACTTATGACGGGAGCTAGGCAAGATGTGGTTTGTAAAATATTTGGTGAAAATTTAGATACTTTAAAGGTTTATTCTGAAAAACTAGGAGAAATATCTAAAGGTATTAAAGGAGCTCAAAATATCTATGTAGAGCCTATTTCTGGCATTCCACAGATTGTAATTTCATACAATAGAGCTAAGATAGCACAGTATGGCGTTAATATTAGTGAAATCAATCGTATTGTAAATACGGCATTTGCTGGACAGTCCACAGGCTCCGTTTATGAAGGCGAAAAGAGATTTGACCTCGTAGTAAGGCTTAGTGGAGAGCAAAGAAAGAATATAGATGATGTTAGAAACCTACTGATAAGCACTCCTTCAGGCACTGAAATCCCATTAAGCTCCATTGCTGATGTAGAATTAAAGGAAAGTGTTAACCAAATTCAAAGAGAGAACGCTCAACGAAGAATTATTGTAGGCTTTAATGTTAGAAACCGAGATATACAAACTACGGTAGCAGATTTGCAAACTCAAGTAGAGCAAAAGCTAAAATTGCCACCAGGCTACTTCATTAAATATGGAGGTACTTTTGAAAATCTTCAACAAGCTAAAGCAAGACTATCAATAGCTGTTCCTGCAAGTTTACTTATGATTTTCTTAATGCTTTATTTTGCGTTTCGTTCTATCAAATATGGTATGCTCATTTTTACGGCAATTCCGTTATCCGCTATTGGAGGAATTTTGGCTCTTTGGCTTAGAGGAATGAATTTCAGTATCTCAGCTGGTGTAGGGTTTATCGCTCTATTTGGTGTAGCGGTACTGAATGGTATTGTACTCATCGCCGAATTTAACAGGCAAAAAGCTCTGCAAACCTCTTTAAAAGATGCCGTGAGAGCTGGTGGTAAAAATAGACTTCGCCCTGTACTAATGACGGCTTTCGTGGCTTCGTTAGGATTCTTACCTATGGCAACAAGTACAGGAGAAGGTGCCGAAGTACAACGTCCGTTAGCAACAGTAGTTATCGGTGGACTTTTATTAGCTACATTTTTAACGCTTTATCTTCTACCAATACTTTACATTTGGTTTGAAAGCAAAAAAGGATTAAAAATTAAAAAATCCAAAGCCTAACCCAACTGTATTAACTTTTTAATAAACAGAAAACAATGAAACTAAATATAAAATTTGTGTTGTTATCTTCTGTGTTTTTTGGTGGTATTGCCAATGCACAGATTAAGATTAGCTTAGACGAAGCTTACCAGAAAGCTTTGGAGCACAACTTGACTCTCAAAAATGCAGAGTTAAAATCAAAATATCAAGAAAAGATAAAGAAATCTTTTTTAACAATAGACCCTCTGAATGTATCAGGAGAATATGGACAAATCAACTCATCATATAAGGATAATAGATTTTCTATCTCTCAAGGATTTAGACTTCCTAGTGTTTATCAAAAACAAAAACAACTACTACTAGAAGAATGGAAAACTAGCGTAATGCTTTCTTCATTAGAAAAGTGGCAGTTAAAAAGAGAAATCAGCCTAATCTATAACCAGTTGTGCTATTTAGATGAAAAAGAAGCTCTACTGAAAAAGATAGAACAGATTTATCAGCAGTATTTTAGCAGAGCTAATCTAAGGTTGCAGAAAGGAGAATCTAATATTTTAGAAAAAACTACCGCAGAAAACTTTAAGGCACAAGCAGAAATACAAGTAAACAACATAAAAAGAGATAGAGAAATAGCTCAAAAACAGCTAAGTTTTCTAATCAATGATGGGCAAGTATATACTAATAATTCTCAAGCTCTGTCTATGATGAGTGTTGCCAACTTATCAGAAGAACCCCAACTACAAAACAATAGAGTTTTGGAAATTATGAACCAACAAAAAAATGTGGAAATGGCTAGACTTGCTACGGAAAAGTCTAAACTCCTTCCCTCTTTTAATATTGGTTACAATACTATGACTATGTATGGTATGGGTGCTGATAACTTGCTTTATGATCACTCCACTCGCTTCCAATCGGTGGTAGTTGGGGTGTCTATTCCTATTTTTAATTCGGCTCAAAAATCTATTATTTCTGGACAAAAAATCAATCAGGAAATAGCAGAAAACCAATGGAAATTAGGTCTTAACAATCTAAAAAGACAATATGTAGAACTCAATAATGCTTACAATAAGTTAAAAGACGAAATTAATTACTACCAATCTAAAGGTTTAGAAAACTCTGAAACCATTATTAAAACTGCTAATCGCCAATTATATGAAGGGCAGATTAACTACCTAGAGTGGAGCTTGTTAATGAACCAAGCATTAGATATACAAAATATGTATATAGATAAGTTAAAGGAAATTAATGATAGAGCTATAGAAATCAATGCCATATTAGATAACTCTCAATATTAAATCTCATGAAAAAAATTATAATAATACTTAGCATAGGGAGCTTCGTTTTGTCTTGCTCTAAGAAAGAAAACACTACGGAAGAACCTGCATTTGAAGTTTCTGCCAATCAGAACGAAATTACACT
Coding sequences within:
- a CDS encoding efflux RND transporter permease subunit, encoding MLNKIIAFSIKNKLIIGLFTLALIIYGIFEVRKLPIDAVPDITDNQVQIITVSPSLGAPDVERFITFPLEQANNNIQGIKQIRSFSRFGLSVITIVFKDDVDIHLARQQVSERLQQVSKDIPAELGVPTMAPITTGLGEIYQYVVRPKKGYEHRYDAMKLRTIQDWVVRRQLLGIEGVADVASFGGYLKQYEIAINPTQLKAMGVTMQEVFNALQSNNQNTGGAYIEKGPTVLFIRTEGLVGKIEDIENTVVKTLPDGTPILVKNIGNVGYGSATRYGAMTYNGKGEVAGAVVMMMKGANSNQVIKNVKERIDEIQKTLPEGVKIEPFLDRTKMVNNAIGTVQKNLMEGALIVIFVLVLFLGNFRAGFLVASVIPLSMLFAIIMMNIFGVSGNLMSLGALDFGLIVDGAVIIVEAVLHKLHELKKSDKSELSQQEMNDEVESSAGKMMNSAVFGQIIILIVYLPILTLQGIEGKMFKPMAQTVAFALLGAFILSLTYVPMMSSLVLSKKINFKKNFSDKMMEKVEAFYEKTLAKILNRSKVVVIAILALFVFSVFILTRLGGEFIPSLPEGDFAVDTRVLTGSNLKTSTDAVQKSSQILLKKFPEIEKIVGKTGSSEIPTDPMPIDASDMMVILKPREEWTSAKTYEELSEKMSAELKKNMLGVTYSFQYPVNMRFNELMTGARQDVVCKIFGENLDTLKVYSEKLGEISKGIKGAQNIYVEPISGIPQIVISYNRAKIAQYGVNISEINRIVNTAFAGQSTGSVYEGEKRFDLVVRLSGEQRKNIDDVRNLLISTPSGTEIPLSSIADVELKESVNQIQRENAQRRIIVGFNVRNRDIQTTVADLQTQVEQKLKLPPGYFIKYGGTFENLQQAKARLSIAVPASLLMIFLMLYFAFRSIKYGMLIFTAIPLSAIGGILALWLRGMNFSISAGVGFIALFGVAVLNGIVLIAEFNRQKALQTSLKDAVRAGGKNRLRPVLMTAFVASLGFLPMATSTGEGAEVQRPLATVVIGGLLLATFLTLYLLPILYIWFESKKGLKIKKSKA
- a CDS encoding TolC family protein, coding for MKLNIKFVLLSSVFFGGIANAQIKISLDEAYQKALEHNLTLKNAELKSKYQEKIKKSFLTIDPLNVSGEYGQINSSYKDNRFSISQGFRLPSVYQKQKQLLLEEWKTSVMLSSLEKWQLKREISLIYNQLCYLDEKEALLKKIEQIYQQYFSRANLRLQKGESNILEKTTAENFKAQAEIQVNNIKRDREIAQKQLSFLINDGQVYTNNSQALSMMSVANLSEEPQLQNNRVLEIMNQQKNVEMARLATEKSKLLPSFNIGYNTMTMYGMGADNLLYDHSTRFQSVVVGVSIPIFNSAQKSIISGQKINQEIAENQWKLGLNNLKRQYVELNNAYNKLKDEINYYQSKGLENSETIIKTANRQLYEGQINYLEWSLLMNQALDIQNMYIDKLKEINDRAIEINAILDNSQY